A stretch of Pelecanus crispus isolate bPelCri1 chromosome 3, bPelCri1.pri, whole genome shotgun sequence DNA encodes these proteins:
- the GTPBP2 gene encoding GTP-binding protein 2 isoform X2 yields MGGIAEDGNIEYKLKLVNPSQYRFEHLVTQMKWRLQEGRGEAVYQIGVEDNGLLVGLSEEEMRASLKTLRRMAEKVGADITVLREREVDYDSDVPRKITEVLVRKVPDNQQFLDLRVAVLGNVDSGKSTLLGVLTQGELDNGRGRARLNLFRHLHEIQSGRTSSISFEILGFNSKGEVVNYSDSRTAEEICESSSKMITFIDLAGHHKYLKTTIFGLTSYCPDFAMLVVSANTGIAGTTREHLGLAMALKVPFFIVISKVDLCSKATVERTVKQLERILKQPGCNKLPLLVNSDDDAVTAAQQFAQSPNITPIFTLSSVSGENLDLLKVFLNILPPLTNSKEQEELMQQLTEFQVDEIYTVPEVGTVVGGTLSSGICREGENLVVGPTDDGKFLRLKVCSIQRNRSACRVLRAGQAATLALGPFDRSLLRKGMVMVSPEMNPTICSVFEAEIVLLFHATTFRKGFQVTVHVGNVRQTAIVEKIHGKDKLRTGEKAVVRFRFIKHPEYLKIGAKLLFREGVTKGIGHVTDLQAITTKENGLEESLGPGQLSF; encoded by the exons CTAAAGCTAGTGAATCCCTCGCAATACCGCTTTGAGCACCTGGTGACACAGATGAAGTGGCGACTACAGGAAGGCCGAGGTGAGGCCGTCTATCAGATCGGCGTGGAGGACAACGGGCTGCTGGTGGGCCTGTCAGAGGAGGAGATGCGTGCCTCGCTCAAGACACTGCGCCGTATGGCAGAGAA GGTTGGGGCTGACATTACGGTGCTGCGGGAGAGGGAGGTCGATTATGACAGTGACGTTCCGAGGAAGATAACAGAGGTGCTTGTCCGAAAGGTGCCTGACAACCAGCAG TTCTTAGACCTGCGAGTAGCTGTGCTGGGGAATGTGGACTCAGGGAAGTCAACCCTGTTGGGTGTCCTAACACAAGGAGAGCTGGACAACGGGCGGGGCAGAGCACGCCTCAACCTCTTCAGGCATCTCCATGAAATCCAGTCAGGAAGAACGTCGAGCATCAGCTTTGAGATCCTGGGCTTCAACAGCAAAGGAGAG GTGGTAAATTACAGCGACTCCCGAACAGCAGAAGAGATCTGTGAGAGTTCTTCCAAAATGATCACTTTCATTGACCTGGCTGGCCACCACAAGTACCTGAAAACAACCATCTTCGGCCTCACCAGCTACTGCCCGGACTTTGCTATGCTGGTGGTCAGTGCCAACACTGGCATTG caggcacaACGAGAGAGCACTTGGGCTTGGCCATGGCCCTCAAGGTCCCCTTCTTCATTGTCATCAGCAAAGTTGACTTGTGTTCGAAAGCCACCGTGGAACGGACAGTGAAGCAGCTGGAGCGAATCCTGAAGCAGCCAGGCTGCAACAAGCTCCCCCTGCTTGTGAATTCAGATGATGATGCTGttacagcagcacagcagtttGCACAGTCTCCCAA CATCACCCCAATCTTCACACTGTCCAGTGTTTCTGGGGAGAACCTGGATCTCTTAAAAGTCTTCCTCAACATTCTCCCTCCACTGACCAACAGTAAAGAGCAGGAAGAACTAATGCAGCAACTCACAGAGTTTCAG GTCGATGAAATTTATACTGTGCCAGAGGTGGGGACTGTTGTGGGAGGAACTCTGTCAAG TGGGATCTGCCGAGAAGGGGAGAACCTGGTGGTTGGTCCCACTGATGATGGGAAGTTCCTCCGGCTGAAAGTGTGCAGTATCCAACGCAACCGCTCTGCCTGCCGCGTCCTgcgggctgggcaggcagccaCACTGGCCCTCGGACCCTTTGACCGCTCCCTGCTGCGCAAG GGCATGGTCATGGTGAGCCCAGAAATGAACCCCACCATCTGCTCAGTATTTGAAGCCGAGATCGTGCTGCTGTTCCATGCCACAACTTTCCGGAAGGGGTTTCAGGTGACGGTGCACGTGGGGAATGTGCGACAGACTGCTATCGTAGAGAAGATCCATGGAAAG gacaaGTTGCGGACAGGAGAGAAGGCAGTCGTCCGTTTCAGGTTCATCAAGCATCCTGAATACTTGAAGATTGGAGCCAAGCTGCTTTTCCGTGAAGGAGTCACCAAAGGCATTGGGCATGTCACTGACCTCCAAGCCATCACCACCAAAGAAAATGGCCTGGAGGAGTCCCTGGGGCCTGGACAGCTGAGCTTCTGA